From the Candidatus Poribacteria bacterium genome, one window contains:
- a CDS encoding MFS transporter, with product MWSRGFVLLCSIVFAVGLVTGPVQMLFPVYAERILKETALFAALLRALPIGLGGVSALIGGTLSDRFGRKPTLLIGMTGAVVIGGLFTTQTPLFLWGILCYEGIASGFKTAGGQSYLISAVPPNRLGWATSWYFISMTMGNAVGSAIAGEVIDRTDYNVFGIGAVILAGVLFVGACLFLPRLARQHAPETTGKRDRLWKSALNVPAYLSLSRRREMRMLIGLRVFPTYYWGSVNLLMPVLIERLAGVKATGYYGAISLLFAFGCQLAVGRICDAVGHRAPALVASAIVTLLAFGVAFFHDSLIALEVYGILGAGAAWGLSTTIPRFINEFTEPHEKGHGVGLTHLAWSTGFLLGYVASGFLINISVHIPFIVAGIFLIVSTGIAYKLWHTNTIITN from the coding sequence ATGTGGAGTCGGGGGTTTGTTCTTCTTTGCAGCATCGTGTTTGCCGTCGGCCTGGTAACAGGACCCGTACAGATGCTTTTTCCGGTCTATGCCGAAAGGATCTTAAAAGAGACGGCACTGTTTGCGGCACTACTGCGCGCGCTTCCTATTGGACTCGGAGGTGTTTCGGCACTGATTGGTGGCACACTCAGCGACCGGTTCGGACGGAAACCGACCTTGCTGATTGGGATGACAGGGGCAGTGGTCATAGGCGGGCTATTCACAACCCAAACGCCTTTGTTTCTTTGGGGTATTCTCTGTTATGAGGGTATCGCATCGGGTTTCAAAACCGCGGGCGGACAGAGTTATCTCATCAGTGCTGTGCCTCCGAATCGGTTGGGATGGGCGACGAGTTGGTACTTTATCAGCATGACTATGGGGAATGCAGTCGGGAGTGCAATTGCTGGTGAAGTCATTGACCGGACGGACTATAATGTTTTTGGTATTGGCGCGGTGATTTTGGCGGGTGTGCTATTTGTGGGGGCGTGTCTCTTTTTGCCGCGATTGGCGAGACAGCACGCGCCAGAGACCACAGGGAAACGCGACAGGCTATGGAAATCTGCTCTTAACGTTCCAGCGTATTTAAGTTTAAGTCGGCGGCGAGAGATGCGGATGTTAATCGGTTTACGGGTCTTCCCGACCTACTATTGGGGATCGGTGAACCTATTGATGCCGGTTCTGATTGAGCGTCTCGCTGGGGTAAAGGCGACGGGTTATTATGGGGCAATTAGCCTACTGTTCGCTTTCGGGTGTCAATTGGCTGTTGGAAGGATATGTGACGCGGTTGGGCACCGTGCGCCTGCACTTGTGGCAAGTGCGATTGTTACGCTCCTCGCTTTTGGTGTGGCGTTTTTTCATGACTCGTTAATCGCGCTGGAGGTTTATGGGATACTTGGTGCAGGTGCCGCATGGGGACTGTCAACGACTATTCCACGATTTATCAATGAGTTTACTGAACCCCACGAGAAAGGACACGGGGTCGGTCTTACACACTTGGCGTGGAGCACCGGATTTCTTCTTGGTTACGTTGCAAGCGGTTTTCTGATTAACATCTCTGTTCATATTCCGTTTATTGTCGCAGGAATTTTCCTGATTGTTTCAACAGGTATCGCCTACAAGCTTTGGCATACAAATACTATAATCACAAATTGA